The window CCGAACTTCGTGTTCACCGCGACCAGCCTGCAGGACGGCTCGCTGTGGTGGTTCTTCCGCCAGCCCGGCCCGCACGGGCAGGTGCCGCTGGCGACCGCGGTCGCCGCGTCGTCGGCCTTCCCGCCGATGCTCTCGCCGGTCGTGATCCCGGACCCGCACCAGCTGGGCCGCAAGATCGTGCTCAGCGACGCGGGCGTGTACGACAACCTCGGCCTCGACCCGATCGAGAACCAGCGCGCGACCGTCCTGGTCAGCGACGCGGGCAAGAAGATGAAGCACGAGGAGAAGCCGAACCGCACCTGGCCGATGCAGATGTTCCGCGTGCTGACCGTGATGGACAACCAGGTCCGCGAGCTGCGCACCGGCTCACTGCTGAAGTCCTACCAGGACAAGCAGTTCGCCGGCACGTACTGGGCGACCTACAGCGACATCACGCACTTCGAGCTGCCCGACGCGCTGCCCGCGCCGGTCGAACGGACGCGCGCGCTGGCCGAGACGAAGACGCGGCTGACGCGGATGTCCGAGCGGCTGCAGGACAACCTGATCAACTGGGGTTACGCGGTCTGCGACGCGGGCATGCGCCGCTGGGTGTGCCCGGGAACCGGTCTCAGGCCCGAATACCCGTACCCGGGCTCAGGCGTTGGCTAGGTTCGCGTAGACCACGATGTTGTCCTCATAGCTGTGCTCGGCGTGGTCGAACGCGCCACCACAGGTGATCAGGCGCAACTCGGGCTTGTCGCTGTTGCCGTAGACGGCGTCGCGCGGGAACGTGTCCTTCGGGACCTGCGTGACGCGGTCGACGACGAACTTCAGGTGCTTCCCGTCGCTGCGGTCGATGTCGACTTCGTCGCCGGGTGCGAGGTCCTTGAGCTTGTAGAAGATCCCGGGCTTCTTGTCGCCGTCGACGTGGCCGAGCACGATCGCCGGGCCGACGTCGCCGGGCACCGGCGAGAGCTTGTACCAGGCCGCCTGCATCGGCTGGTGCACCGACGGGACGGAGATCGAGCCGTCGGTCTTGACGGCCACGGCCAGCAGGCTCGACTCCGCGCCGATCTTGGGGATCTTGACCGACGTCGGCCGGAGTCCCTTGAACGGCGCGGTCACCGGCACCGACGCGGGCACGGGCGCGGCGGCTTTCGGCTGCTCCGGGGTGCTGCAGGCGGCCAGCGTCAGGACGAGGGCGAGTGCCGCCCCCGCCCGCCGGACCGTCACCAGGCGGTGCCGCCGAAGCCGGTCTCGACGCCGCCCTTGGGGGCGACCTTGACCTGGGCCTTCGGTGCGGCGTTGCCGGAAGCGGTGGTGGTGGTCGAAGTGGTCGTGGTCGTGGTCGCCGTGGTGACCGGCGCGGTGCTCGACGCGACCGTGGTGCTGGTGCTCGGGCTCGTCGAGGTCGGCGGCTCCTCCGGCTGCTGGAATTCGACGGTGCCGTTGCCCTCGACGCCGTTGCAGGTCCAGCTGAACTTCGCCGTCGTCGTGCCGGCCGGCGCGTCGGCGACCCGGACGGTGTAGTTCCAGGTCCGGCCGTCGGACTCGTCCTGATCCGGGCCGCCGGTGACGCTCAGGTACT of the Amycolatopsis sp. NBC_01488 genome contains:
- a CDS encoding patatin-like phospholipase family protein, with product MDTAERDGVGLALSGGGYRAMLFHAGALWRLNELGWLPKLTTVSSVSGGSIAAGVLAHRWHKLFFGDDGVAENFGKEVVQPLRKLARTNLDVPVTLKALVMPWRSAGEELARRYAKHLFGDCRLADLDPAGPNFVFTATSLQDGSLWWFFRQPGPHGQVPLATAVAASSAFPPMLSPVVIPDPHQLGRKIVLSDAGVYDNLGLDPIENQRATVLVSDAGKKMKHEEKPNRTWPMQMFRVLTVMDNQVRELRTGSLLKSYQDKQFAGTYWATYSDITHFELPDALPAPVERTRALAETKTRLTRMSERLQDNLINWGYAVCDAGMRRWVCPGTGLRPEYPYPGSGVG
- a CDS encoding class F sortase; translation: MTVRRAGAALALVLTLAACSTPEQPKAAAPVPASVPVTAPFKGLRPTSVKIPKIGAESSLLAVAVKTDGSISVPSVHQPMQAAWYKLSPVPGDVGPAIVLGHVDGDKKPGIFYKLKDLAPGDEVDIDRSDGKHLKFVVDRVTQVPKDTFPRDAVYGNSDKPELRLITCGGAFDHAEHSYEDNIVVYANLANA